A stretch of the Bacillus sp. B-jedd genome encodes the following:
- a CDS encoding DUF4870 domain-containing protein codes for MDTKKVLSGLCYFSVLFAPFLLPIVVFFVAEDAGTKHHAKKALLSHLLPFAAIPIALAAFFFSVSGDPGAGFVAIPFLGFAVYGLLTLAVIIWNIIKGIKVLQEP; via the coding sequence ATGGATACAAAGAAAGTTTTATCCGGGTTATGTTATTTCAGTGTTTTATTCGCCCCATTCCTGCTTCCCATCGTTGTTTTCTTTGTCGCGGAGGACGCGGGCACGAAACATCATGCTAAAAAAGCCTTATTATCACACCTGCTTCCATTTGCGGCAATCCCAATCGCGCTGGCTGCATTCTTTTTCAGCGTCTCAGGCGATCCCGGAGCCGGGTTTGTGGCTATACCATTTCTAGGATTCGCCGTATATGGCCTCCTTACATTGGCCGTCATCATCTGGAATATCATAAAAGGAATCAAAGTACTTCAAGAGCCATAA
- a CDS encoding ABC transporter permease subunit, whose product MIIKYILKQGILWVIVMAIFLALLFLPRDIVFLDPASKFSLESKYDYSIEKHIEQFKNFFTYIKENKGLGDIREGQSRVDSIWNTFLKSMKIAIPALFIGLFGGVAKGVFDYRIRNRKTRIFGETLTRFFMSIPDLFLIIFIQIAIMTAYGWGLLPYMKVYGSDTLSTTILGIIYLSIYPVFYIANITYSSIRDEQAMDYIKTAFSKGTSSLKVLYRHVLKNCYPKILSHTNTITLYTLSNLFIVEKLTNFRGAAYFFYQSVESPYAFAVGQNQFPINLFSAAGYIFLFTAVIFLSKIASQIGKNMLYPLERNEM is encoded by the coding sequence TTGATTATTAAGTATATTTTAAAACAGGGGATTTTATGGGTGATCGTCATGGCCATCTTTTTGGCGCTATTATTTTTGCCGAGGGATATTGTTTTTCTTGATCCGGCTTCGAAATTCTCGTTAGAGTCAAAATACGATTATTCGATTGAAAAACATATTGAGCAATTCAAGAATTTTTTTACATATATTAAGGAAAATAAGGGACTTGGCGATATTCGGGAAGGGCAGAGCCGGGTCGACAGCATTTGGAATACGTTTCTGAAAAGCATGAAAATCGCCATACCAGCTCTTTTTATCGGCCTGTTTGGCGGAGTGGCAAAGGGTGTGTTCGATTATCGGATCCGGAATAGGAAAACAAGGATTTTCGGGGAAACACTCACAAGGTTTTTTATGTCGATCCCGGATTTGTTCTTAATCATTTTCATACAAATCGCCATCATGACCGCATATGGATGGGGCCTTTTGCCGTACATGAAGGTTTACGGAAGCGATACTCTCAGTACAACGATTCTCGGGATTATTTATCTTTCAATCTATCCGGTTTTTTATATCGCAAACATCACCTATTCGAGCATTCGGGATGAGCAGGCAATGGATTATATTAAGACGGCTTTTTCAAAAGGGACTTCTTCCCTTAAGGTTTTGTACCGCCACGTTTTAAAGAACTGCTATCCGAAAATCCTCAGCCACACGAATACAATCACGCTTTATACACTTTCGAATTTGTTCATTGTTGAGAAGCTGACGAACTTTCGCGGGGCGGCATACTTTTTCTATCAGTCTGTCGAATCACCGTATGCATTTGCTGTCGGCCAAAACCAGTTTCCAATCAATTTATTTAGTGCGGCGGGCTATATTTTTCTCTTCACAGCGGTCATTTTTTTATCAAAAATAGCCAGCCAAATCGGAAAGAACATGCTCTATCCGCTTGAAAGGAATGAAATGTAA
- the uvrA gene encoding excinuclease ABC subunit UvrA, with protein MAMDKLIVKGARAHNLKNIDVTIPRDKLVVLTGLSGSGKSSLAFDTIYAEGQRRYVESLSAYARQFLGQMDKPDVDAIEGLSPAISIDQKTTSRNPRSTVGTVTEIYDYLRLLFARVGRPVCPNHGIEITSQTIEQMVDRILEYPEKTKLQVLAPVVSGRKGTHVQVLEDIKKQGFVRVRVDGEMLDLGDEITLEKNKKHSIDVVVDRVVVKEGVAARLADSLETALGLGDGKVVIDVIGEEELLFSEHHACPICGFSIGELEPRMFSFNSPFGACPDCDGLGATLEVDPDLVIPDKELSLNENAIVAWESVSSQYYPQLLKAVCNHYGIDMDVPVKNLPKNQLDRILYGSEGKKIYFKYRNDFGQVKEGYIVFEGVLRNVERRFKDTSSDWIREQMEKYMSQHPCPTCKGYRLKRESLAVLVSGRHVGEVTELSVEDAFAFFESLDLTEKEMKIARLVLREIGERLGFLINVGLDYLTLSRAAGTLSGGEAQRIRLATQIGSRLTGVLYILDEPSIGLHQRDNDRLIGTLKNMRDIGNTLIVVEHDEDTMLAADYLIDVGPGAGVHGGEIVSAGTPQEVMDDPASLTGQYLSGKKFIPLPLERRKPDGRFIEIKGANENNLKNVSVKFPLGVFMAVTGVSGSGKSTLINEILHKSLAQKLHRAKAKPGKFKSIKGVENLEKVIDIDQSPIGRTPRSNPATYTGVFDDIRDVFASTNEAKVRGYKKGRFSFNVKGGRCEACRGDGIIKIEMHFLPDVYVPCEVCHGKRYNRETLEVKYKGKNISDILDMTVENALEFFANIPKISRKLQTIADVGLGYITLGQPATTLSGGEAQRVKLASELHRRSNGKSFYILDEPTTGLHVDDISRLLNVLQRLVDNGDTVLVIEHNLDVIKAADYIVDLGPEGGDKGGTIVATGTPEQIANTPESHTGRYLKPVLERDRDRMLKLIEAEEKEVAKAK; from the coding sequence ATGGCGATGGATAAACTGATTGTAAAAGGCGCCAGAGCCCATAATTTGAAAAATATCGATGTCACCATTCCGAGAGATAAACTTGTCGTCCTGACAGGGCTTTCCGGATCCGGAAAGTCCTCGCTTGCCTTCGACACCATCTATGCCGAAGGGCAGCGCCGCTACGTCGAGTCTCTGTCCGCCTACGCCCGCCAGTTCCTCGGGCAGATGGACAAGCCGGATGTCGACGCAATCGAGGGCCTTTCGCCGGCGATATCGATAGACCAGAAAACGACGAGTCGCAACCCGCGTTCGACCGTCGGGACGGTGACGGAAATCTATGATTATCTGAGGCTTCTTTTTGCCAGGGTGGGCCGGCCTGTCTGCCCGAACCACGGAATTGAAATCACCTCTCAGACGATTGAACAAATGGTTGACCGAATCCTTGAATATCCTGAAAAAACCAAGCTCCAGGTTCTCGCCCCGGTTGTATCGGGAAGGAAGGGAACCCATGTCCAGGTTCTTGAGGATATTAAGAAGCAGGGGTTTGTCCGCGTCAGGGTGGATGGGGAAATGCTTGACCTTGGCGATGAAATCACTCTTGAAAAAAATAAGAAACATTCCATCGACGTCGTTGTCGACCGTGTCGTTGTCAAGGAAGGAGTCGCGGCAAGGCTGGCTGACTCGCTTGAAACCGCACTCGGCCTCGGCGATGGAAAAGTTGTCATTGACGTCATCGGTGAAGAGGAGCTGCTGTTCAGCGAGCACCATGCCTGCCCGATTTGCGGCTTCTCGATTGGCGAGCTCGAACCGCGGATGTTTTCGTTCAACAGCCCGTTCGGCGCCTGCCCTGACTGTGACGGTCTTGGCGCAACTTTGGAGGTCGACCCGGATCTCGTCATTCCGGATAAAGAACTGAGCTTGAATGAGAATGCGATTGTTGCATGGGAATCCGTATCCTCCCAATATTATCCGCAGCTACTCAAGGCGGTCTGCAACCATTACGGGATCGACATGGATGTGCCGGTCAAAAATCTCCCAAAAAACCAGCTGGACCGGATTTTGTACGGTTCAGAAGGGAAGAAGATTTACTTCAAATACCGCAATGATTTTGGCCAGGTAAAAGAGGGCTATATTGTGTTTGAAGGCGTGCTCCGGAATGTGGAGCGCCGCTTTAAGGACACAAGTTCGGATTGGATCAGGGAACAGATGGAGAAATATATGTCCCAGCATCCTTGCCCGACTTGCAAAGGCTATAGGCTGAAGCGTGAAAGCCTTGCTGTGCTTGTTTCCGGGAGGCATGTCGGTGAAGTGACCGAATTGTCGGTTGAGGATGCGTTTGCCTTTTTTGAATCGCTCGATCTGACTGAGAAGGAAATGAAAATTGCTAGGCTAGTCCTCCGGGAAATCGGCGAGCGGCTCGGCTTTTTAATTAATGTCGGCCTGGATTACCTGACCTTGAGCAGGGCGGCCGGGACGCTTTCCGGGGGGGAGGCGCAGCGAATCAGGCTGGCAACCCAGATTGGTTCGCGCCTGACCGGCGTACTCTACATTCTGGATGAGCCGTCGATCGGTCTCCACCAGCGCGATAATGACCGGCTGATCGGCACGCTGAAGAATATGCGCGACATCGGCAATACGCTGATTGTCGTTGAGCATGACGAGGACACGATGCTTGCCGCCGATTATTTGATCGATGTCGGTCCGGGTGCTGGCGTCCATGGCGGGGAAATCGTTTCTGCGGGAACACCGCAGGAAGTCATGGATGATCCCGCGTCACTGACGGGCCAATATCTATCCGGCAAAAAATTCATCCCGCTCCCGCTTGAGCGACGGAAACCGGATGGCCGTTTCATTGAAATAAAGGGAGCCAATGAAAACAACCTTAAAAATGTTTCGGTCAAGTTCCCGCTTGGCGTGTTCATGGCTGTCACGGGCGTTTCCGGCTCCGGCAAAAGTACGCTTATCAATGAGATTTTGCATAAATCACTTGCCCAGAAGCTTCACCGCGCAAAAGCAAAACCGGGAAAGTTCAAGAGCATCAAGGGTGTTGAGAATCTCGAAAAAGTAATCGATATCGACCAATCGCCTATCGGAAGGACACCACGCTCCAACCCGGCTACCTACACCGGCGTGTTCGATGACATCCGTGATGTTTTTGCGTCAACCAATGAAGCGAAGGTGCGCGGCTATAAAAAAGGCCGTTTCTCCTTCAACGTCAAAGGCGGCCGCTGTGAAGCTTGCCGAGGCGACGGGATCATTAAGATCGAGATGCACTTCCTGCCGGACGTATACGTTCCATGTGAAGTATGCCACGGCAAGCGCTACAACCGTGAAACGCTTGAAGTCAAATACAAAGGCAAAAATATTTCCGATATTCTTGATATGACAGTAGAAAATGCACTTGAGTTTTTTGCCAATATCCCTAAAATCAGCCGTAAGCTCCAAACGATTGCCGATGTCGGGCTTGGCTACATCACGCTCGGCCAACCGGCGACGACGCTATCGGGCGGGGAAGCGCAAAGGGTTAAGCTTGCCTCCGAGCTGCACAGGCGATCAAACGGGAAATCGTTCTATATACTTGACGAGCCGACTACCGGGCTTCATGTCGATGATATCTCGCGGCTGTTGAACGTCCTCCAGCGGCTTGTCGACAATGGCGATACCGTCCTTGTCATCGAGCATAACCTTGACGTCATCAAGGCGGCGGATTACATTGTCGACCTTGGTCCGGAGGGCGGGGATAAAGGCGGCACAATCGTCGCGACTGGGACGCCGGAGCAGATTGCCAATACGCCGGAATCCCATACAGGCCGGTACCTGAAACCAGTCCTTGAACGGGACCGCGACCGTATGCTCAAGCTAATAGAAGCGGAAGAAAAAGAAGTGGCCAAAGCAAAATAA
- a CDS encoding ABC transporter permease subunit has translation MKRNWRLWTGAFFLILLVLVAVFGPNLPFVDTELKELGAFKTEEGKFVLPPFPPMEGYPLGSNYKGVDILSLLIMGAGETLKIVLSVVVLRYVFAIPLAVAGFYSKVMEGIMHGWQQLFSFMPPIFFVAFFSGLPFIYFSDWRPVWMILVLALLETGRVAEIIHTHLGDTEKRPYIEAGIVSGCSPYRLFRNYYLPVVIPNIIVLIINDFGRILFLLSQLGIVRIFISMKFMMNEWGTGYEVVNTSPSWPILFMTILDDVRIYKWVPLSAIGAIGLTLLFLNLFAGGVQRYFETKHRMVRNDL, from the coding sequence ATGAAAAGAAACTGGAGACTGTGGACAGGTGCGTTCTTTTTGATCCTTTTGGTGCTGGTAGCTGTTTTCGGGCCGAATTTGCCTTTCGTCGATACGGAATTAAAGGAACTGGGGGCTTTTAAAACCGAGGAAGGAAAATTTGTCCTTCCACCTTTTCCTCCAATGGAAGGCTATCCGCTTGGGAGCAACTATAAGGGTGTCGACATTCTCAGCCTGCTGATTATGGGGGCGGGGGAAACGTTGAAAATCGTTCTGAGTGTAGTCGTGCTCCGTTATGTCTTTGCGATTCCTTTGGCAGTTGCAGGCTTTTATTCAAAAGTCATGGAGGGAATCATGCATGGCTGGCAGCAGCTTTTTTCATTCATGCCGCCGATCTTTTTCGTTGCGTTTTTCTCCGGCCTGCCATTCATCTATTTCTCTGACTGGCGCCCGGTGTGGATGATTCTCGTCCTCGCCCTGCTTGAAACCGGGCGGGTAGCCGAGATCATCCACACCCATTTGGGAGATACAGAAAAACGGCCCTATATTGAAGCCGGGATCGTTTCCGGCTGCTCACCGTACCGATTGTTCAGGAATTATTATCTGCCTGTTGTCATACCAAATATTATTGTACTGATCATCAATGATTTCGGCAGGATCCTTTTTCTATTGTCCCAACTTGGAATCGTTCGCATTTTCATCAGCATGAAATTCATGATGAATGAATGGGGAACTGGGTATGAAGTAGTGAATACCTCCCCATCTTGGCCAATTCTGTTCATGACGATTCTCGATGATGTCCGAATCTACAAATGGGTTCCGCTGTCGGCTATTGGGGCAATCGGACTGACGCTTCTGTTCCTGAATCTGTTTGCCGGAGGCGTACAGCGCTATTTTGAAACGAAGCACCGGATGGTCAGAAATGACCTGTAG